A region of [Bacteroides] pectinophilus DNA encodes the following proteins:
- a CDS encoding helicase-related protein: MNPAIELKPHQKNAVARILLGGNTLLAHCVGAGKSFEMMAACMEQKRLGLANKTIMVVPKPLIGQTASEFLRLYPSANILVATERDFEKSRRKQFVSRIATGDYDCIIMSHSQFEKIPISAERKERMLNEQIDEISYAIDEMKERNGERWTVKQMESQKKKLEEQLKSLSDESRKDDLITFEELGVDSIMVDEAHNFKNLAIFSKMNNVSGISSSGAKKSTDMQLKCQYLSEINDGRGIVFATGTPISNTMCEMYVMQLYLQKAALEEMGIYHFDSWAANFGEVTTALELTVEGSGFRFKSRFNKFTNLPELMNIFREVADVQTADMLDLDVPALRGGKPIIVESEPDWYVKQVMEDFVVRAERIRGGGVDPSVDNFLKITHEARLLGTDARLIDKDAPNNPDGKLNKVAENVWKEYEKGNANGHIGCQLIFSDIGTPGPDKDFTIYDYLKETLIQYGIPADEIAFIHDAKTDAQRDALFKEMRTGKKKVLIGSTDKCGTGVNVQTHLVAMHHVDCPWKPSSIEQREGRGIRQGNENEEVAIYRYVTKGTFDAYNWSLVENKQRFISQVMTSKAVSRSCEDIDEATLSYAEIKAVATGNPLIKEKMEIDNDVQRLKLLKASYDNQRYGLQDNFMIKYPKLIKTATEKLANVREDVKARDKELIDNPEFAITIGKATYTERVDGGTMMLEAISKCKTGETTAIGKFHGFELLVEKNFLDINYMVLRGKTEYKAELSTSPVGSMVKLENLFNGLHENIDFLEKKIEQYQNDLEASKTEYDKPFAYSTELEEKLARQCELNAQLDLENAKAVDADLSGPEEEREADDRMEAAAIVAEDKGTYSADREGRTR; encoded by the coding sequence ATGAATCCGGCGATTGAGCTAAAGCCACATCAGAAGAATGCGGTGGCTAGAATCCTTCTTGGAGGAAACACCCTGTTGGCACACTGTGTCGGTGCCGGAAAGTCCTTTGAGATGATGGCTGCCTGCATGGAGCAGAAGAGACTTGGACTTGCCAATAAAACGATTATGGTTGTTCCAAAGCCGCTTATCGGGCAGACTGCATCAGAGTTTTTAAGGCTTTATCCGTCAGCCAATATCTTAGTTGCCACAGAGCGTGATTTTGAAAAGAGCCGCAGAAAGCAGTTTGTATCAAGGATTGCAACAGGTGACTATGACTGCATTATCATGTCCCACTCGCAGTTTGAGAAAATCCCGATCTCAGCAGAGAGAAAGGAAAGAATGCTCAATGAGCAGATAGATGAAATCAGCTATGCGATTGATGAGATGAAAGAGCGTAATGGAGAGCGTTGGACTGTAAAACAGATGGAAAGCCAGAAGAAAAAGCTGGAGGAGCAGCTTAAATCACTATCTGATGAAAGCAGAAAGGATGACCTTATTACCTTTGAGGAGCTGGGGGTAGATTCTATCATGGTAGACGAAGCACATAATTTTAAGAACCTTGCGATTTTTTCCAAGATGAACAATGTGTCAGGTATCAGCAGCAGTGGAGCAAAGAAGTCAACGGATATGCAGCTTAAATGCCAGTACCTATCAGAGATAAATGATGGCAGGGGCATTGTGTTTGCTACAGGTACACCTATATCCAATACCATGTGTGAGATGTATGTCATGCAGCTTTACTTACAGAAAGCGGCACTTGAAGAGATGGGGATTTATCACTTTGATTCATGGGCAGCGAACTTTGGTGAAGTGACAACAGCACTGGAGCTTACTGTAGAGGGAAGCGGATTCCGTTTTAAGAGCAGATTCAATAAGTTTACGAATCTGCCGGAGCTTATGAATATCTTTAGAGAGGTAGCTGATGTGCAGACCGCAGACATGCTTGACCTTGATGTGCCGGCTCTCCGTGGCGGCAAGCCTATTATTGTGGAGTCGGAGCCTGACTGGTATGTGAAGCAGGTCATGGAAGACTTTGTTGTGAGGGCAGAGCGTATCAGAGGCGGTGGAGTTGATCCAAGCGTGGATAACTTCCTAAAGATTACCCATGAGGCAAGACTATTAGGAACAGATGCCAGACTGATTGATAAGGATGCACCGAACAATCCGGACGGAAAACTCAATAAGGTAGCAGAAAATGTGTGGAAAGAATACGAGAAAGGAAATGCCAACGGTCATATAGGCTGCCAGCTTATTTTTTCGGATATCGGCACACCGGGACCGGATAAGGACTTTACCATCTACGATTATCTGAAGGAAACACTTATCCAGTATGGTATTCCGGCAGATGAGATAGCATTTATTCATGATGCCAAAACGGATGCACAGAGGGACGCACTTTTTAAGGAGATGAGGACAGGTAAAAAGAAGGTTCTTATCGGTTCAACGGACAAGTGTGGAACAGGTGTCAATGTGCAGACACACCTTGTAGCAATGCATCATGTGGACTGTCCTTGGAAGCCAAGCTCCATTGAACAGAGGGAAGGACGAGGCATCAGGCAGGGCAACGAAAATGAAGAGGTGGCTATCTACAGATATGTCACAAAAGGAACCTTTGATGCATACAACTGGTCACTTGTCGAGAATAAGCAGCGTTTTATCAGTCAGGTTATGACAAGCAAGGCTGTAAGCCGAAGCTGCGAGGATATCGACGAGGCTACACTTTCCTATGCAGAGATCAAGGCGGTTGCTACAGGTAATCCTCTGATCAAGGAAAAGATGGAGATTGACAATGATGTCCAGAGATTAAAGCTCTTAAAGGCATCCTATGACAATCAGAGATATGGCTTGCAGGATAACTTTATGATCAAGTATCCGAAGCTGATTAAGACAGCAACAGAAAAGCTTGCCAATGTCCGTGAGGATGTAAAGGCAAGGGATAAAGAGCTGATTGATAATCCGGAATTTGCCATTACTATAGGCAAAGCAACTTATACTGAGCGTGTGGATGGCGGAACGATGATGCTTGAAGCAATCAGCAAATGCAAGACCGGAGAGACAACTGCAATTGGTAAATTCCATGGATTTGAGCTGCTTGTGGAAAAGAACTTCCTTGACATCAATTATATGGTGCTTCGTGGAAAGACAGAGTATAAAGCAGAGCTTTCCACCAGTCCGGTCGGCAGTATGGTGAAGCTTGAAAACCTGTTCAATGGACTCCATGAGAACATTGATTTCTTAGAAAAGAAGATTGAGCAGTACCAGAATGACCTTGAAGCATCAAAGACTGAGTATGATAAGCCATTTGCATACAGCACGGAGCTGGAAGAAAAGCTGGCAAGACAGTGTGAACTGAATGCCCAGCTTGACCTTGAGAACGCAAAGGCTGTGGATGCAGACCTGAGCGGACCGGAGGAAGAAAGAGAAGCAGATGACAGGATGGAAGCTGCAGCAATTGTAGCTGAGGATAAAGGCACTTATTCAGCCGACAGAGAGGGCAGAACACGATAG
- a CDS encoding class D sortase, translating into MSIRKVVAGLLITAGIAIMAVPFFWRATGEKQTEQLISEFEQTLEDDYDEETDVEEEQTSISEEDEAILKEGGVIGIIEIPGLDIRYPVMEGTTSKVLNAGIGHIEETAGIGESGNCVLCGHNGSRYGTFFTPLSQISIGDEVMITDKKGQEHIYEVTETEVVNPYDNSIKTQGEEKELTLFTCSQKGTMRFVVRCRYKEAGVDE; encoded by the coding sequence ATGAGCATAAGAAAAGTGGTCGCAGGACTACTGATTACAGCAGGGATTGCCATTATGGCAGTCCCTTTTTTCTGGAGGGCAACCGGAGAAAAACAGACAGAACAGCTCATAAGTGAATTTGAGCAGACATTGGAGGATGATTACGATGAAGAAACAGATGTGGAGGAAGAGCAAACCTCCATTAGTGAAGAGGATGAAGCCATTCTTAAAGAAGGCGGTGTTATCGGCATCATTGAGATACCGGGGTTAGATATCAGGTATCCGGTAATGGAAGGAACCACAAGTAAAGTGCTTAATGCAGGGATTGGTCATATAGAAGAGACTGCAGGAATCGGTGAGAGTGGCAACTGTGTATTGTGCGGTCACAATGGCAGCAGATATGGCACATTTTTTACACCACTAAGTCAGATATCCATAGGTGATGAAGTGATGATAACCGACAAAAAGGGACAGGAGCATATCTATGAGGTAACAGAGACAGAGGTAGTAAATCCGTATGATAACAGCATTAAGACACAGGGAGAGGAAAAGGAATTAACTCTTTTTACCTGTTCACAGAAGGGTACTATGCGTTTTGTGGTCAGATGCAGATATAAGGAGGCAGGTGTGGATGAATAA
- a CDS encoding proline--tRNA ligase: MKLNNLIGERFKEKPADCVIDSYEFCIRGGYIKYVANGIYSLFPPMRRITQKIEKIIREEMDSVGCQEVLFPVTLPSSLWEESGRYQSVGDELLRFKDRNGSQMVLGMTHEEAAVHLVREYGRSYARYPFSIYQIQTKFRDEARPRAGLIRVREFTMKDAYSFHLTQKSLEDYYQQMANSYNRIFAKVGIPEVISVKSDSGMIGGNVSHEYMLLCDAGEDSIVLCDDCGYSANIEAAETNVEKELSVEVEELKKVNTPNCKTIEEVGQFLGINKERFCKAVIYQRNEDDSFVVVFIRGDYEVNETKLTNYLHTKVHPAVLTEDSEIIAGFCGPVGLKGVSKVIYDKSLTSVSDNMCCGANEIDYHYVGLNLHREIGEIEYVDVAKIQEGGICPCCNKKSIRISRGIEVGNIFQLGTKYSDAMGLKYVDTNGEEKVPIMGCYGIGIGRLAASICEAHHDDYGPIWPISVAPWQVHICCMRADKIECKEVTDRIYNELQSSNVEVLYDDRKVSAGVMFSDADLLGIPIRIIAGPKNIEQGKVEILTRNKAVKKLVDIDSVVEEVGELIKILQKDVARSIE; encoded by the coding sequence GTGAAATTAAATAATTTGATTGGTGAAAGATTCAAAGAAAAACCTGCGGATTGTGTAATAGACAGCTATGAATTCTGTATTCGTGGTGGTTATATAAAGTATGTGGCAAATGGAATATATTCATTATTCCCTCCTATGCGAAGAATTACACAGAAGATAGAAAAGATTATTCGAGAAGAGATGGACAGTGTTGGTTGTCAGGAAGTTTTATTTCCTGTAACTTTGCCTAGCTCATTGTGGGAGGAATCGGGGCGTTATCAAAGTGTTGGTGACGAACTTTTGAGATTCAAAGACAGAAACGGTTCACAGATGGTATTGGGAATGACACATGAAGAAGCTGCTGTTCATCTTGTAAGGGAGTATGGGCGTTCGTATGCTAGATATCCTTTCTCTATATATCAGATTCAGACGAAGTTTCGTGATGAAGCAAGACCAAGAGCAGGATTGATTCGTGTAAGAGAGTTTACGATGAAAGATGCATATTCATTTCATCTTACACAAAAAAGCTTAGAAGATTATTATCAACAGATGGCAAATTCGTATAACAGAATATTTGCTAAAGTGGGGATTCCTGAGGTGATATCTGTAAAATCAGATTCCGGTATGATTGGTGGTAATGTATCACATGAATATATGCTTTTGTGTGATGCTGGTGAGGATTCGATTGTATTATGTGATGATTGTGGATATAGTGCCAATATAGAGGCTGCTGAGACTAATGTTGAAAAAGAATTATCGGTAGAAGTTGAAGAATTGAAAAAAGTTAATACACCTAATTGTAAGACAATAGAGGAAGTGGGTCAGTTCCTTGGCATAAACAAGGAAAGATTTTGTAAGGCTGTAATCTATCAGAGGAATGAAGATGATTCATTTGTTGTTGTGTTTATTAGAGGTGATTATGAAGTAAATGAGACTAAATTGACTAATTATTTACATACTAAAGTTCATCCGGCTGTGTTAACAGAAGATTCAGAAATTATTGCTGGGTTTTGCGGCCCTGTTGGACTAAAAGGCGTAAGCAAAGTTATCTATGATAAATCGTTGACGAGTGTTAGTGATAATATGTGTTGCGGAGCAAATGAAATTGATTACCATTATGTTGGTCTTAATTTGCATCGTGAAATAGGTGAAATTGAGTATGTTGATGTTGCTAAGATTCAAGAAGGTGGCATTTGTCCGTGCTGCAATAAGAAGTCAATTAGAATTAGTCGTGGAATTGAGGTCGGCAATATCTTTCAACTTGGAACAAAATATTCAGATGCTATGGGATTGAAATATGTCGATACTAATGGCGAAGAGAAAGTGCCTATAATGGGTTGCTATGGTATAGGTATAGGAAGATTGGCAGCTTCAATCTGTGAGGCTCATCATGATGATTACGGTCCTATTTGGCCTATCTCTGTTGCACCTTGGCAGGTACATATATGTTGTATGCGTGCTGATAAGATAGAGTGTAAAGAGGTTACAGATAGGATTTACAATGAGTTGCAAAGTAGCAATGTGGAAGTGTTGTATGATGATAGAAAAGTTAGTGCTGGTGTAATGTTTTCTGATGCTGATTTACTTGGAATTCCTATAAGAATCATAGCTGGGCCGAAGAATATTGAACAGGGAAAAGTTGAAATATTAACTAGAAACAAAGCAGTAAAGAAGTTGGTTGATATTGACAGTGTTGTTGAGGAAGTAGGAGAACTTATAAAGATTTTACAGAAGGATGTTGCGAGAAGCATAGAATGA
- a CDS encoding SpoVG family protein yields MKYSIKVNEVRAKEGSNIKGFATVVFGDSFKITNIAILENREKGELFVSMPRYKSNEKDANGGGVYKDVCNPITAEFREELYTNILEEYNKVVANENRDMEEDKGSIATPEFSVTVTPFTRENSNIRGLARIYFEDSFIVNNVNLLQGKENIFVAMPSYKTKQVDEQGRAIYRDVCYPVTKEFRKKLYAEIERAYNEALDKQKQEAQEKVQNGNDKSQQPKTYENEFIQKDSSPKPFR; encoded by the coding sequence ATGAAGTATTCAATTAAGGTAAACGAAGTAAGGGCAAAAGAGGGCAGCAATATCAAAGGATTTGCAACAGTAGTATTTGGTGATTCATTTAAGATCACCAATATTGCAATCCTTGAGAATAGGGAAAAGGGCGAATTATTTGTATCTATGCCAAGATACAAGAGTAATGAAAAAGATGCCAACGGAGGTGGCGTTTACAAGGATGTATGTAATCCTATCACAGCAGAGTTTCGGGAGGAGTTATATACCAATATCCTTGAGGAGTACAACAAGGTTGTAGCAAATGAAAACAGGGATATGGAAGAGGACAAGGGCAGTATTGCGACTCCTGAGTTCTCTGTTACAGTAACACCTTTTACCAGAGAAAATAGCAATATCAGAGGACTTGCAAGGATCTATTTTGAGGATAGCTTTATTGTCAACAATGTAAATCTGTTACAGGGCAAGGAAAACATTTTTGTTGCAATGCCATCATATAAGACTAAGCAGGTTGATGAACAGGGCAGAGCGATTTATCGGGATGTATGCTATCCAGTAACTAAGGAGTTTAGGAAAAAACTTTATGCTGAAATTGAGAGAGCCTACAATGAGGCACTTGATAAGCAGAAGCAGGAAGCACAGGAAAAGGTACAGAATGGTAATGATAAGAGTCAGCAGCCAAAGACTTATGAAAATGAGTTTATTCAGAAGGACTCTTCACCAAAACCATTCAGATAA